The genomic window GCCGCGCCGAACCACTCCCCCCGCTGCGCCAGCGCCGGTTGAGACCCCGCAGCACCAGTTCGAAGGAGACTACCGTCCCACGGCGGAGGAGGGCGCTCCCGTTGCACGGCCTACGAATATTCGGGTGGAGCCTCTGCAGGTGGATTTTCTCCACAATATCGCGGATGCGCTGAACTCCACGCTTGACCTGAATACGCTGATGCACCGGGTGGCCGACCTGGTCCGCGCTGTCATCGACTATCGGATCTTTGCGATCCTGCTGGTCAATGACCGCACCAACGAACTGTGGATGCGCTTTCAGACCGGACATGCTCCCGAGGTGGAGCGCCTGCGCATCAAGATTGGGCGCGGAATCATCGGACAGGCGGCTCTGCAACGCAAGTCGCTGCTGGTGGACGACGTATCCAAAGACGAGCACTACATCAGCGCGAACCCGAATGTGAAGTCGGAGCTGGCGGTGCCGCTGCTGGTGAAGAACAAGGTCATCGGCGTGCTCGATATCGAGTCGGAGACGCTGGGGTACTTTACGACGGAGCATCAGCGGCTGCTGGAACTGGTGGCCTCGCGCATGTCGATCGCGATTGAGAATGCGCGGCTTTATACGCGGGTCTCGCGACAGGCGCAGACGTTGACGGTGCTCAATGAAATTTCGCGCGAGATTACGAGCATCCTCGACCTCGATGACCTGTTGGAGCGCATCGGCCAACTGCTCAAGCGCGTCATCGACTTCCAGATGTTCAGCATCCTGCTGTGGAACGAGCGCACGCAACAGTTTGAGCATCGCTTCTCCTCGCGTTACGGGGAACGGATCACCCGCGAACGCACGATTGCGCTGGGACAAGGGATCATCGGGATCGCCGCGCAGCAGAGGGAACCGCTACTCTCCCCCGACACGCGGAAAGATGCGCGCTATGTCGCCGAGAATCCCGAGACGCGCTCGGAGTTGGCGGTGCCGCTGCTGAACAAGGGGCAGGTCATCGGCGTGCTGGACCTCGAACATACGCGGGTCAATTACTACAACGAAGACCATCAGCGAACGCTCTCGACGCTAGGGGCGCAGGTGGCTATTTCAATTGCCAATGCACGGCTCTACCAGCGCATCCACGAGGAAGAACAGCGCATGGAACGCGACCTGGAGATGGCGAGGAAGGTGCAACTGAGGCTGATGCCTTCGCGCCCGCCGAAGCTGGAGCGGGCCGAGATTGCGGTGCAGTTTTTGGCGGCGCGATCTATTGGCGGCGATGTCTACGACTTTCTCGACTACGGCTCGCCGGGGATGCCCGCACGAATCGCTCTCGCCGTAGGAGATGTCAGCGGTAAGGCCGCTCCGGCGGCACTGTATGCTGCGCTGGTAAGCGGAATTCTGCGCTCGCTGGCTCCGCAGCAGCTTTCGCCTGCCGCAATGCTGGCAGCGCTGAACGATCAGTTGCAGGAGCGCAAGCTGGCCTCGCAGTACGTGACCATGCTGATGGCAGTGTGGGACGACTCGAACCAGACGCTGCAGATCGCCAACGCGGGATCGGTGCAGCCGGTGTTCGTCTCGCGCACGTCGGAAGGCGTGACGGTGAAGACGATCAAGGCCGAGGGCTTTCCCCTGGGACTCTTTCCCAACGTCTCTTACGAGGAGTTCACGCTGTCAACGCAGCCGGGCGACATGATCGTCTTCTTCTCTGACGGTATTCCCGACGCCGAGAACGCTGACGGGGAGATGTTCGGCACCGACCGTCTGCGGCAGGTGCTGGAGTCGCAGGTTGAGCCGACGGCGGCATCGACGGTTGAGGCAATCCTGAAGGCTGTTTCGGACTTTCAGTCCGGCATCGAGCACTTCGACGATGAGACCGTGGTGGTGCTGCAGGTTCGTTGATTTAGTGCTTGTGGGGCAGACGAAAAACAAATACAGGGGTCTCTCTACTGCGCTTCGCTTCGGTCGAGATGACGTACTTCTGGGGTGAGGAGACCTGTGATTTCAAGACGGCGCGGGGTTGTCTGATCCCTATAGCTATTTGAGTGCTTCGAGCGCCTTTTGAGCTGTCTTCGCGTTATCGCCGCCGGGGGAGAGCTTGAGGTACGCGTTGTATTCAGCCTTCGCCTCGTCCGTCTTCTTCATCTTCTCTGCAGCCTGGGCGAGCGAGAAATGGGTCTCGGCATAATTAGGCTCGGTTTTAACCGCGTCTTTGCTCCGCAGATAAGCCGCCATATAGCTGCCGCGGTTGAGGTAGAACTTGGCGACGGTGATGTCTTCGTCTACGCGCTCGTCAGGGGTTTGGAGATCTTTGACCTTTGGCAGCCTGCGACGAGTGGGCGTCGGAGTGGGCGTGTCCGGCGTATCCGCCGTATCGTCGCCGCTTGAACTGCTACTGGAACTAGAGCCTGAGCTCCTATCCGGACTGGAACTGCTGGGGGCTTCGCCCGGCATGTCGGGAGCAGCCTCTGTGGGGAACGGGTGCGCGGCAGAGGCTGCGGGATTGGGGGCGTTGGTCGCGGGAGTGGCAGGAGTACTCGTTTCGCCGGGAAATGGGAACTGCGGGGCTGGCGCGGGAGACGAGGGCTGTTGCTGGGAAGAGGGTGCAGGCGCGCAAGGCGTGGCGGCGGGCTGGTTCGCCGGACAGGGCGCAGAGGCGGCTTGGGCCAGGCACGCGGCAGTGGAGAGTGCCGTGGCGGCCAGC from Granulicella sp. L56 includes these protein-coding regions:
- a CDS encoding SpoIIE family protein phosphatase, with product MPTADKPRRTTPPAAPAPVETPQHQFEGDYRPTAEEGAPVARPTNIRVEPLQVDFLHNIADALNSTLDLNTLMHRVADLVRAVIDYRIFAILLVNDRTNELWMRFQTGHAPEVERLRIKIGRGIIGQAALQRKSLLVDDVSKDEHYISANPNVKSELAVPLLVKNKVIGVLDIESETLGYFTTEHQRLLELVASRMSIAIENARLYTRVSRQAQTLTVLNEISREITSILDLDDLLERIGQLLKRVIDFQMFSILLWNERTQQFEHRFSSRYGERITRERTIALGQGIIGIAAQQREPLLSPDTRKDARYVAENPETRSELAVPLLNKGQVIGVLDLEHTRVNYYNEDHQRTLSTLGAQVAISIANARLYQRIHEEEQRMERDLEMARKVQLRLMPSRPPKLERAEIAVQFLAARSIGGDVYDFLDYGSPGMPARIALAVGDVSGKAAPAALYAALVSGILRSLAPQQLSPAAMLAALNDQLQERKLASQYVTMLMAVWDDSNQTLQIANAGSVQPVFVSRTSEGVTVKTIKAEGFPLGLFPNVSYEEFTLSTQPGDMIVFFSDGIPDAENADGEMFGTDRLRQVLESQVEPTAASTVEAILKAVSDFQSGIEHFDDETVVVLQVR